The sequence GGCGCCTTTTGCTCCAGGCCCCCTAAGGAAATCGCCACCAGCTTGGTGCCGCTGGCGGAGCAGAAACTGCCCCACAGCAGCTGCTCGACGGTGTTTGTCGACTGTTGCATCGCCCCGGCCATCGGCATGGCAAACGCGTTGAACAGCACTGCAAAGCAGGCGATCCAGGCAAATGCAAAGCGTTGACGGGCCATGGCGGACTATCCGTAGGGTTAAGCGATCAAGTGGGTATTTAGCCTGATCGGGGGGGATAAGTAAAAAGCCGGTGTGCGGTTTGGTGTCGCAGTGGCCGGGGTTTCGTGAACTTCAGGATAGTCGTGAACGTGAGATTGCCAATGTTGCAGGTGTTTTGTCATGCGCGATCTTCAATGCAGCCTAGAACAATGTGGGAGCTGGCTTGCCTGCGATGCGGATCACGCGGAAGTTCAGATACGCCGCGGCGACTCCAACGCGGGCAAGCCAGCTCCCACATTTAGAGTGTGCAACGCCTGCAACACTGAGTTGACCGTCACGAACTCCCGATCCACTCCCACCAACGCCGGCCGCTTCAAAATCAGCACCGGCACCCCGCGCTCCCGCGCCACTTCCAGCTTCGGCTCCGTTGCGCTACTGCCGCTGTTCTTGCTGATCAGCACATCAATCTGCCGTCGTTCGAACAACGCGCGCTCATCCTCTATCAGAAACGGCCCGCGAGCGCCGATCACTTCGCAATGCTCGTTGCCCGGATAAACATCCAGCGCCCGCAAGGTCCAGAACTGCTCGGCAGGGATCTCCTCCAGATGTTGCAACGGCTCACGGCCGAGGGTGAACAGTGGACGCTTGAAAGGTTTGAGGGCTTTTGTCAGCTCCGCCCAGTCATTGACTTCACGCCAGTCATCCCCGGCTTGCGG is a genomic window of Pseudomonas sp. ADAK18 containing:
- a CDS encoding cobalt-precorrin-6A reductase is translated as MKRILLLGGVTEALAIARTLGPEHIYSLAGIGRVPTDLTCQVRVGGYGGVDGLAQFIRDEGIERVLDATHPYAAQISHNAAHAARLCGVPCWALRRPAWQPQAGDDWREVNDWAELTKALKPFKRPLFTLGREPLQHLEEIPAEQFWTLRALDVYPGNEHCEVIGARGPFLIEDERALFERRQIDVLISKNSGSSATEPKLEVARERGVPVLILKRPALVGVDREFVTVNSVLQALHTLNVGAGLPALESPRRI